The DNA region AACCGAGCATACAGTTTAAAACTGCTGCGGATAAAGGTCTGTAGACTGCGGTTTTTGAATACAGCCCTTGCCTGTGAAGAAAGCAATGCCTGAAAAGCTTTTTTATAAAATCGGTGAGGTAAGCGGGATAGCAGGGGTTGAACCCTACATCCTGAGATACTGGGAATCAGAATTCCCGTTTTTAAAACCGGGTAAAAACAAAGCCGGCCAGCGGGTCTATACAAAAAAAAATCTGGATCTCGTGCTTCAGGTCAAGCATCTTCTGTATCAGGAAAAATATACAATTGCAGGGGTAAGGAAGAAATTTAAGGATTCTACCATGAAGGCCGACCCTGCGGTTACAGAGACAATTGACCGGGTCAAAAAGGGACTCAGGGCGATTTTGAAAACCCTCAAGTAAAATACAAGGGGTCAAGGATTCAAGGGGTCAAGGATTCAAGTGAATTTTAGTTATAAGTTATTTGTTATCCGAATAACTAATAACTTATAACAAATTTCGTAGTTTACTGGAACCCTCGAATCCTTGAATCCTCAAACCCTTTTTTAAAAAACTTAGCAATTCGGGGCGTAGCGTCCCGACTGTGTCGGGAGTTGCGCACTCGGTTCAAGATTGTTTAGTTGTACTGAATTATAATATAGAAAATACAGACGGGGCGTAGCGCAGCCTGGTAGCGCACTCGCTTGGGGTGCGAGTGGTCGCCCGTTCAAATCGGGTCGCCCCGACCATTTTACTTCCT from Nitrospirota bacterium includes:
- a CDS encoding MerR family transcriptional regulator, translating into MPEKLFYKIGEVSGIAGVEPYILRYWESEFPFLKPGKNKAGQRVYTKKNLDLVLQVKHLLYQEKYTIAGVRKKFKDSTMKADPAVTETIDRVKKGLRAILKTLK